A window from Mangifera indica cultivar Alphonso chromosome 2, CATAS_Mindica_2.1, whole genome shotgun sequence encodes these proteins:
- the LOC123203330 gene encoding fasciclin-like arabinogalactan protein 4 — translation MGMAFNLYISHFTPTIITFLLLFTPPSISALNITELLSPYPNLSVFSALLSNTAVANDLSHRSSLTLLTVPNSYLTSPSSVDLTHRLSPFSLADLLRYHVLLQFFSWSDLQQISPSGILVTTLFQTTGRASSNFGSVNISHNPTTETITLHSPAPYSPSNATVLSLVKTLPYNITILSVNSLVIPYGFDLMASESRPPLGLNITKALIDGHNFNVAASMLSASGVVEEFEADEGGAGITLFVPSDIAFADLPNNVKLQSLPADKKAVVLKFHVLHSYYPLGSLESIVNPVQPTLATEDMGAGRFTLNISRVNGSVAIDTGLVQASVTQTVFDQNPVAIFGVSKVLLPREIFGKESAVSGKPENEVMGNAPAPDVSPSPGFDGPSSHLLSPPGFREDVKSGPDELVQRRSCIVTALCCIGLMYVLV, via the coding sequence ATGGGCATGGCTTTCAATCTTTACATTTCCCATTTTACCCCTACCATCATAACCTTTTTACTCCTCTTCACCCCTCCCTCCATTTCAGCGCTAAACATCACAGAACTACTCTCTCCTTACCCAAATCTCTCCGTTTTTTCTGCGCTTCTCTCCAACACCGCCGTAGCCAATGACCTTTCCCACCGCTCCTCTCTCACTCTTCTTACGGTACCTAACTCCTACTTAACTTCCCCATCCTCCGTGGACCTCACGCACCGCCTCTCCCCTTTCTCACTTGCCGACCTCCTCCGTTACCACGTACTCCTCCAATTCTTTTCCTGGTCGGACCTCCAGCAGATCTCTCCCTCCGGAATTCTCGTCACTACACTTTTCCAAACGACGGGTCGGGCATCCTCCAATTTCGGGTCAGTAAACATAAGCCATAACCCGACAACGGAGACAATAACACTTCACTCACCGGCTCCTTACTCGCCCTCAAACGCCACCGTTTTATCGCTGGTCAAAACCCTGCCTTACAACATCACGATCTTATCTGTTAACTCTCTCGTCATCCCGTACGGCTTCGATCTTATGGCGTCCGAGAGTCGTCCTCCGCTAGGATTAAATATTACTAAGGCCTTAATTGACGGCCACAATTTTAATGTCGCGGCGTCAATGTTGTCGGCCTCCGGCGTAGTTGAAGAATTCGAGGCCGACGAGGGCGGTGCTGGAATCACCCTATTTGTTCCCAGTGATATCGCATTTGCAGATCTACCTAATAATGTGAAGCTTCAATCTCTTCCGGCTGATAAAAAAGCTGTAGTCTTGAAATTTCATGTCTTGCATTCGTATTATCCGTTAGGTTCACTGGAGTCGATTGTGAACCCGGTTCAGCCGACATTAGCCACGGAGGATATGGGAGCTGGTagatttactttaaatatatctCGAGTGAACGGTTCGGTCGCTATTGACACTGGCCTTGTTCAAGCATCCGTGACACAAACAGTTTTTGATCAGAATCCAGTGGCCATTTTCGGAGTATCGAAAGTATTGTTGCCAAGGGAGATTTTCGGTAAAGAATCTGCGGTTTCAGGGAAGCCTGAGAATGAAGTGATGGGGAATGCTCCGGCGCCGGATGTTTCACCTTCGCCGGGATTCGATGGGCCCTCTTCGCATTTGTTGTCGCCTCCTGGCTTTCGCGAGGACGTTAAATCAGGACCTGATGAGTTGGTGCAAAGGAGAAGCTGCATTGTTACTGCTCTGTGTTGTATAGGATTGATGTATGTATTggtatga
- the LOC123209006 gene encoding probable protein phosphatase 2C 23 yields the protein MGNGFGKLTVCFTGGQHARRQNDISVLISDPLDEGLGHSFCYVRPDPTRLSSSKVHSEETTTFGTISGASVSANTSTPLSTAFLDPYAYSSFDRAAAFDCSNNFSSIPLQPIPKNLINSGPIFSGNYHSSPLERGFLSGPIERGFLSGPLDRSGLFSGPIDKVSSNEQFQRSFSLSGFNFRSRSRKRSLIRALQRAISKRISRGQNLNSIVAPIKGMASVKEPEWLIGSDKNKNDNNLTVSSDGSLLEDDDSLESQNLQWAQGKAGEDRVHVVVSEEHGWVFVGIYDGFNGPDAPDYLLSNLYSAVHKELKGLLWDDKFEPISSTAATQDDSEKSYVTEADSSRNRRGDSCSQCVDIDSNSSSKRGRDKKFMSSYRGAAKKWEENQRRWKCEWDRERLELDRKLKEQLTKNYKDKAHDIIHADVLKALSQALKKTEEAYLDIADKMVKENPELALMGSCVLVMLMKGEDVYVMNVGDSRAVLAQKPEPDSWLGTIRPDLERIKEETLHDLEGFDLDKPSTVSELTAFQLSVDHSTSVEEEVHRIKNEHPDDAGALMNDRVKGSLKVTRAFGAGFLKQPKWNNALLEMFRIDYKGTSPYITCLPSLYHHKLGPKDRFLILSSDGLYQYLTNEEAVSEVELFITLQPEGDPAQHLVEEVLFRAAKKAGMDFHELLEIPQGDRRRYHDDVSIIVISLEGRIWRSFV from the exons ATGGGAAACGGTTTTGGTAAGCTCACCGTGTGCTTCACGGGAGGCCAACATGCTCGCCGACAAAACGATATATCAGTTTTAATATCGGACCCGCTTGATGAAGGCCTCGGACACTCTTTCTGCTACGTTCGACCGGACCCGACTCGATTATCATCCTCCAAGGTCCACTCTGAAGAAACGACCACGTTTGGCACTATTTCCGGCGCTTCCGTCAGCGCCAACACATCAACGCCGCTCTCCACAGCGTTCCTTGATCCGTACGCTTACAGTAGTTTTGACCGTGCTGCGGCTTTTGATTGCTCCAATAATTTCTCTTCGATTCCTTTGCAGCCGATCCCCAAAAATCTGATCAACTCGGGTCCGATATTCTCGGGTAACTATCATTCGAGTCCTCTGGAGCGAGGTTTCTTGTCGGGTCCAATTGAAAGAGGGTTCTTATCTGGACCACTCGATCGCAGCGGGTTGTTTTCGGGTCCGATTGACAAGGTTAGCTCCAACGAACAATTTCAACGGAGTTTTTCCCTTTCGGGTTTTAATTTCCGATCTAGATCACGAAAACGGTCATTGATTCGGGCTCTTCAGAGAGCGATTTCCAAAAGGATTTCTCGCGGCCAGAACTTGAATTCTATTGTAGCTCCGATTAAAGGAATGGCTTCGGTTAAAGAACCCGAGTGGCTTATCGGGTCGGATAAGAATAAAAACGACAATAATTTAACCGTGAGTAGCGACGGTAGTTTATTAGAAGACGATGATTCTCTCGAGTCTCAAAATCTTCAATGGGCTCAAGGCAAAGCTGGGGAAGATCGAGTACACGTGGTCGTTTCGGAGGAACATGGATGGGTTTTTGTTGGGATTTATGATGGATTCAACGGCCCTGATGCTCCTGATTatcttttatctaatttatattcAGCCGTTCATAAAGAACTTAAAGGTTTATTGTGGGATGACAAGTTTGAACCGATTTCAAGCACTGCAGCTACACAAGATGATTCTGAAAAGAGTTATGTGACTGAAGCTGATTCTTCGAGGAATCGTAGAGGGGATTCCTGTTCACAGTGTGTAGATATTGATTCGAATTCGAGTTCGAAGCGAGGTAGAGACAAGAAATTTATGAGTAGTTACAGAGGGGCAGCCAAGAAATGGGAAGAGAATCAAAGGAGGTGGAAGTGTGAGTGGGACAGAGAAAGATTAGAGCTTGATCGGAAATTAAAAGAACAGTTGActaaaaactataaagataaagCCCACGATATAATTCATGCGGATGTGTTGAAAGCTTTGTCGCAAGCATTGAAGAAAACAGAGGAGGCATATTTGGATATAGCAGATAAGATGGTGAAGGAAAATCCGGAATTAGCGTTGATGGGTTCTTGTGTTCTTGTAATGTTGATGAAGGGAGAAGATGTTTATGTCATGAATGTGGGTGATAGTAGAGCAGTTTTGGCTCAGAAACCTGAACCAGATTCTTGGCTTGGTACGATTAGGCCAGATTTAGAGAGGATTAAGGAAGAAACTTTGCATGATCTTGAAGGGTTTGACTTAGATAAACCGAGCACGGTTTCTGAACTAACTGCTTTTCAGCTTAGTGTGGATCACAGCACGAGTGTGGAAGAG GAAGTTCATAGAATTAAAAATGAACACCCTGATGACGCTGGTGCTTTGATGAATGACCGTGTTAAAGGTTCATTGAAAGTCACCCGGGCTTTTGGCGCTGGCTTTCTCAAACAG CCAAAGTGGAATAATGCGCTTTTGGAGATGTTCAGAATTGATTACAAGGGCACATCTCCTTACATCACTTGTTTACCCTCTCTATACCACCACAAATTAGGGCCAAAAGACAGATTTTTGATATTATCCTCCGATGGGCTCTACCAATACTTAACAAATGAGGAAGCTGTTTCTGAGGTTGAACTTTTCATCACACTGCAACCAGAAGGAGATCCAGCACAGCATCTGGTCGAGGAAGTACTTTTCCGGGCTGCAAAGAAAGCTG GCATGGACTTCCACGAGTTACTTGAAATACCGCAGGGGGATCGAAGGCGATATCATGATGATGTTTCCATCATAGTAATATCCTTAGAGGGAAGGATATGGAGATCTTTTGTGTAA